One window of Clostridiaceae bacterium genomic DNA carries:
- a CDS encoding GNAT family N-acetyltransferase codes for MVESILKGEVMLATADDIPNWMKLVDVVKENFPGLQKESYLVTLRKNIARKTALCFKENGNIVGILLFSPNQNRLSCVAVHPDYRRLGIASKLIEKMLVLLQPNREITVTTFREGDEKGVAPRKLYKKFGFEEAELLTEFGYPVQRFVLRPDNLDCILGVKHSEVKLVPYSELYNLLFAHESKKIAEALGDNVFQIYHVGSTAIVGAIAKPLLDISVCVRDINAIDVHAMKTLGYECMGEYGIPGRCYFVKRKNEDISTHHVHCFTDGNENLTNQLLFREYLNTHPEAVREYNKLKLSLFEKYPKERHKYTECKTDFIMNIVQLAQKGR; via the coding sequence GTGGTTGAGAGTATATTAAAAGGTGAAGTGATGCTTGCGACAGCCGATGATATTCCAAATTGGATGAAACTTGTAGATGTAGTAAAAGAAAATTTTCCTGGACTTCAGAAAGAAAGCTACCTAGTAACCCTTCGAAAGAACATAGCTCGAAAAACGGCTCTTTGCTTTAAGGAAAATGGTAATATTGTAGGGATACTGCTTTTCTCACCTAACCAAAATCGCTTGTCCTGTGTGGCAGTACATCCAGATTACCGTCGCCTTGGAATTGCTTCAAAATTGATTGAAAAGATGCTGGTATTACTGCAACCTAATAGGGAAATCACTGTAACAACTTTTCGTGAGGGTGACGAAAAAGGTGTTGCTCCAAGAAAACTGTACAAAAAATTCGGATTCGAAGAAGCAGAACTTTTGACGGAGTTTGGTTATCCTGTGCAGAGATTTGTATTACGCCCAGATAATCTGGATTGTATCCTTGGTGTTAAGCACTCTGAAGTAAAGCTTGTGCCATATAGTGAATTGTACAATTTATTATTTGCACATGAAAGTAAGAAAATTGCAGAAGCTCTTGGAGATAATGTGTTCCAGATATACCATGTAGGTAGTACAGCAATAGTAGGGGCTATTGCAAAGCCATTACTTGATATTTCAGTATGTGTCAGAGATATAAATGCAATAGATGTACATGCTATGAAGACTTTGGGGTATGAATGCATGGGCGAATATGGTATTCCCGGAAGATGTTATTTTGTAAAAAGAAAAAATGAGGATATTTCAACACATCATGTTCATTGCTTTACTGATGGAAATGAAAACCTTACTAATCAATTATTATTTCGGGAATATTTGAATACCCATCCCGAAGCAGTTCGTGAATACAATAAATTAAAGCTATCACTATTCGAAAAGTATCCAAAAGAACGGCATAAATATACCGAATGCAAAACTGATTTCATTATGAACATAGTACAGTTAGCACAAAAAGGTAGATGA
- a CDS encoding M23 family metallopeptidase has protein sequence MRRFVRFCEKVQYLGLLGLLSFIFDNKLLGLLWLFWLFGLIPIFYNPAVFLQSLKQLGGAMIIYLRYGSGIPSAEYYNGSVKFSLPFHGTWTVVNGGVEKATSHSWGILTQRYAYDFLILDEKGHSFSGNRMNPENYYCYGKEILAPADGEVIEVKDKYPDSVILDNGKADCAAKDIRGNYILIRHADKEYGLLAHLKHGSIRVKPGDIVKRGQHIADCGNSGNTSEPHLHFHVQDGRSFFTSTFLA, from the coding sequence TTGAGACGTTTTGTACGTTTTTGTGAAAAGGTTCAATATCTGGGCCTTCTTGGCCTGCTAAGTTTCATTTTTGACAATAAATTGCTTGGGTTACTATGGCTGTTCTGGTTATTTGGATTAATCCCCATTTTTTATAATCCCGCCGTATTTTTACAATCGCTGAAACAGTTAGGGGGGGCGATGATCATTTACTTACGATATGGCTCTGGCATCCCAAGTGCGGAGTACTACAATGGAAGTGTAAAATTTTCATTGCCCTTTCATGGGACATGGACGGTAGTTAATGGGGGAGTTGAAAAAGCGACTTCCCATTCCTGGGGAATCCTGACACAGCGGTATGCCTATGACTTTTTAATCCTTGATGAAAAAGGGCATAGCTTTTCTGGTAATCGCATGAATCCTGAGAATTACTATTGCTATGGGAAAGAGATATTAGCACCAGCGGACGGTGAAGTTATTGAAGTTAAAGATAAATATCCCGACAGCGTAATATTGGATAATGGTAAAGCGGATTGTGCTGCAAAAGATATCCGGGGTAATTATATTCTCATTCGCCACGCGGACAAGGAATACGGATTGCTGGCTCATTTGAAACATGGCAGTATTCGTGTGAAGCCGGGTGATATTGTAAAACGTGGACAGCACATTGCAGATTGTGGCAATTCCGGCAACACGTCGGAACCACACCTTCACTTTCACGTACAAGATGGCAGGAGCTTTTTTACATCTACGTTTCTTGCTTAA